The Catenuloplanes niger genome includes a window with the following:
- a CDS encoding choice-of-anchor M domain-containing protein, translating into MFRTRTRRAVLCAAVALAVPAGAVFAAPAHAGPYPGRTVLADGHVDVFDARFDDGLRLVVHDGTGAGAAVDRSPADVVLHVRDAGRTTAPDGLEAALPGFATAGQDVWVMPQTQISGQLFAGWATERIARDVLGPGSRVRFEVSRVDGPGRFALWQNGLTGPAVKVNSGDGLPDAFDTAATYTHDHANWGFSAPGEYTLTVGATATLADGSTVTAPPATYTFFVGETLPDEPGAGEVTIGGWRDTFTEDGTYPLTAHHTPDPRVVTYRWSYYIQAVDLDGVLKWMWLDWGGDHPVPTYDFAAWDMWDGGQLRVSLLDADGRVLAQSEPREIRVTPALPEQEGLHVLGVAGHYHTGGTAQLTAAAVPAAELTGVQWLIRDSADADWTAVAGATTAHYAFVVGPNHDGMQVTVRSATPALESAPVTIHVDDHGQGPAGTKSITTTLGEDAGGLFLSVAPEDRDVVLSDLTLDETATGLVAAGELGAVSVTDTRTGGAGWNVSARASDFVAPDGTRFDSAGLGWTPRVVEQGDGMTVSPGAAVTGLNGPRVLGSADTAGRGRAVLDAGLTLRAPVELPPGTYTSLLTLSVI; encoded by the coding sequence ATGTTCAGAACCAGAACGCGGCGAGCGGTGCTGTGCGCCGCCGTCGCGCTCGCCGTACCGGCCGGTGCGGTGTTCGCCGCACCGGCCCACGCGGGGCCGTACCCCGGGAGGACGGTTCTCGCGGACGGGCACGTCGACGTCTTCGACGCCCGGTTCGACGACGGCCTTCGCCTGGTGGTGCACGACGGCACCGGCGCGGGCGCGGCCGTCGACCGCTCCCCCGCCGACGTGGTCCTGCACGTCCGGGACGCCGGGCGGACGACCGCACCGGACGGGCTGGAGGCGGCGCTGCCCGGCTTCGCCACCGCGGGGCAGGACGTCTGGGTGATGCCGCAGACACAAATCTCCGGCCAGCTCTTCGCGGGCTGGGCGACCGAGCGGATCGCCCGGGACGTGCTGGGGCCCGGCAGCCGGGTGCGCTTCGAGGTCAGCCGGGTGGACGGGCCGGGCCGGTTCGCGCTGTGGCAGAACGGGCTGACCGGGCCGGCCGTCAAGGTGAACTCCGGTGACGGGCTGCCGGACGCGTTCGACACCGCCGCCACGTACACGCACGACCACGCGAACTGGGGCTTCTCCGCGCCCGGGGAGTACACGCTGACCGTGGGCGCGACCGCCACGCTGGCGGACGGGTCCACGGTCACGGCGCCGCCCGCGACCTACACGTTCTTCGTCGGCGAGACGCTGCCGGACGAGCCGGGCGCGGGGGAGGTGACGATCGGCGGCTGGCGGGACACGTTCACCGAGGACGGGACGTACCCGCTGACCGCGCACCACACCCCGGACCCGCGGGTGGTCACGTACCGGTGGTCGTACTACATCCAGGCCGTCGATCTGGACGGCGTGCTGAAGTGGATGTGGCTGGACTGGGGCGGCGACCATCCGGTGCCCACCTACGATTTCGCGGCCTGGGACATGTGGGACGGCGGGCAGCTGCGGGTCAGCCTGCTCGACGCGGACGGCCGGGTGCTCGCGCAGTCGGAGCCGCGCGAGATCCGGGTGACGCCGGCGCTGCCGGAGCAGGAGGGCCTGCACGTGCTCGGCGTGGCCGGGCACTACCACACCGGCGGCACCGCGCAGCTGACCGCGGCCGCGGTGCCGGCGGCGGAGCTGACCGGCGTGCAGTGGCTGATCCGCGACTCAGCGGACGCGGACTGGACGGCGGTGGCCGGCGCGACCACCGCGCACTACGCGTTCGTGGTCGGCCCGAACCACGACGGGATGCAGGTCACGGTGCGCTCGGCCACGCCGGCGCTGGAGTCGGCGCCGGTCACGATCCACGTCGACGACCACGGGCAGGGGCCGGCCGGCACCAAGTCCATCACCACCACGCTGGGTGAGGACGCCGGCGGGCTGTTCCTCAGCGTCGCGCCGGAGGACCGGGACGTGGTGCTGAGCGACCTGACGCTGGACGAGACCGCGACCGGCCTGGTCGCGGCCGGCGAACTGGGCGCGGTCAGCGTCACCGACACCCGTACCGGCGGGGCGGGCTGGAACGTCTCCGCGCGGGCCAGTGACTTCGTGGCGCCGGACGGCACCCGGTTCGACAGCGCCGGGCTCGGCTGGACGCCGCGCGTGGTGGAGCAGGGCGACGGCATGACCGTGTCGCCGGGCGCGGCCGTCACCGGGCTGAACGGGCCGCGGGTGCTCGGTTCCGCCGACACGGCCGGGCGGGGACGGGCGGTGCTGGACGCGGGCCTGACCCTGCGGGCGCCGGTCGAGCTGCCGCCCGGCACCTACACGTCGCTGCTGACCCTGTCCGTCATCTAG
- a CDS encoding DUF916 domain-containing protein, with translation MATHAVLVLLLLLPAVPADAPLTWGVAPSSAAGPDGRAAFAHRLDPGTVLRDHVAISNPAPEPLRLTVYAADADVGVARGFDLLPAGVPSTGAGTWVRLDRTDVTVPGGGRVVVPFTVTVPADATPGDHAAGIVAAWRAPGPAGGAAGVAVERRVGSRIHLRVAGALRPRLTASLVSVAHPGGWNPFGRPDVTVEAVVRNEGNVRLRAAAAVTVTGPFPRVPGGRAHEPVPELLPGQSHRFTVRVATFSRVRIQARVDVTPAPPVVVGDEGAVVVAPAAATGAAWSLSPGQGLASAALIAAVAAGWARRRRASGTAGPRSGDAGAPNPGHRAQT, from the coding sequence ATGGCCACGCACGCCGTTCTCGTGCTGTTGCTGCTGCTGCCCGCCGTACCCGCTGATGCGCCCCTGACCTGGGGTGTCGCCCCGTCGTCCGCGGCCGGGCCGGACGGGCGCGCCGCGTTCGCACACCGGCTCGACCCGGGCACCGTGCTGCGGGACCACGTCGCGATCAGCAATCCGGCGCCGGAGCCGTTGCGGCTCACGGTCTACGCCGCGGACGCGGACGTGGGCGTGGCGCGCGGCTTCGACCTGCTGCCGGCCGGCGTCCCGTCGACCGGCGCCGGCACGTGGGTGCGCCTGGACCGCACGGACGTGACCGTGCCCGGCGGCGGGCGCGTGGTGGTGCCGTTCACGGTCACGGTGCCGGCGGACGCGACGCCGGGCGACCACGCGGCCGGCATCGTGGCCGCGTGGCGCGCGCCGGGCCCGGCCGGTGGTGCGGCCGGCGTGGCCGTGGAACGCCGTGTGGGCAGCCGGATCCACCTGCGGGTCGCCGGCGCGCTGCGGCCCCGGCTGACCGCGTCGCTGGTGAGCGTGGCGCATCCGGGCGGCTGGAACCCGTTCGGGCGGCCGGACGTGACGGTGGAGGCGGTCGTCCGCAACGAGGGCAACGTGCGGCTGCGCGCGGCCGCCGCGGTCACGGTGACCGGGCCGTTCCCCCGGGTGCCGGGCGGGCGCGCGCACGAGCCGGTGCCGGAGCTGCTGCCCGGCCAGAGTCACCGCTTCACCGTCCGGGTCGCCACCTTCTCCCGGGTACGGATCCAGGCGCGCGTCGACGTCACGCCGGCACCGCCGGTGGTCGTCGGCGACGAGGGTGCGGTCGTGGTCGCGCCCGCCGCCGCGACCGGCGCCGCGTGGAGCCTCTCCCCCGGTCAGGGCCTGGCGTCGGCCGCGCTGATCGCGGCCGTCGCGGCCGGGTGGGCCAGGCGCCGCCGCGCGTCCGGCACGGCCGGGCCGCGGAGTGGGGACGCCGGCGCCCCGAACCCCGGCCACCGTGCTCAAACATGA